One stretch of Daphnia pulicaria isolate SC F1-1A chromosome 8, SC_F0-13Bv2, whole genome shotgun sequence DNA includes these proteins:
- the LOC124312406 gene encoding uncharacterized protein LOC124312406: MCRANFPRWAYNPETQLCEKFSFGGCGGNANNFHSYQQCASRCPDLVLCPQQSPMLGEIKSCSRNEACAGQTCANHPEAACSVDPCTCQAVFVGADGQAVKCLAQVEPAVLQAEPRHAFHDVQPEVKESTTTTTTTTTTTTSPTTTTTTTTEAPTTTTTTTKTVGLSPAQQRGKSLAHPHYTRCQKMRQTQLKEGGGGQSGELIPECDHLGRFQPIQCLPAKSNSGQVSCWCVDEAGNQVANTTQFLPGDMPSGASDGRGDDPGIPGHGPRPGANGEGSASAGGRDPQRPVGPHHGVDPPGQIPAGRNGPDLHAGRRQQDRRRLPPRGYGEIGPLCAGNGRAHDALRQHVVEILPQTRLDSSQSGRH; the protein is encoded by the exons ATGTGCCGGGCGAATTTCCCTCGCTGGGCTTATAATCCGGAGACTCAGCTGTGCGAGAAATTCTCGTTCGGCGGATGCGGAGGCAACGCCAACAACTTTCACAGTTACCAGCAGTGCGCCAGCCGCTGCCCGGACTTGGTCCTCTGCCCGCAGCAGTCGCCGATGCTGGGCGAGATCAAGTCGTGCAGCCGTAACGAGGCCTGCGCCGGACAGACGTGCGCCAACCATCCGGAAGCTGCTTGCTCCGTCGATCCCTGCACCTGTCAGGCCGTCTTTGTCGGCGCAGACGGACAGGCCGTCAAGTGCCTGGCTCAAGTCGAGCCGGCCGTCCTCCAAGCCGAGCCCCGCCACGCCTTCCACGACGTCCAGCCGGAAGTCAAAGagtcgacgacaacaacaaccacgacaacaactaccaccaccagcccaacaaccaccacaacaacaacgacggaagccccaacaacaacgacgacaacTACAAAAACAGTGGGTCTATCTCCTGCCCAGCAGCGCGGTAAATCGCTGGCCCATCCGCACTACACCCGGTGCCAGAAGATGCGGCAGACGCAACTGAAGGAAGGCGGTGGCGGCCAGAGCGGCGAATTGATTCCGGAATGCGACCACCTGGGCCGGTTCCAGCCGATCCAGTGCCTGCCGGCCAAGTCCAACAGCGGCCAAGTCAGCTGCTGGTGCGTCGACGAAGCCGGAAATCAGGTGGCCAACACCACCCAGTTCCTCCCCGGAGACATGCC GTCTGGTGCCAGTGATGGTCGTGGCGATGACCCTGGGATTCCCGGCCATGGACCACGCCCAGGAGCAAATGGAGAAGGAAGTGCGTCAGCAGGTGGGCGAGATCCTCAACGGCCTGTCGGCCCGCACCATGGAGTCGACCCTCCAGGTCAAATCCCGGCAGGACGGAACGGTCCTGACCTTCACGCTGGTCGGCGACAACAAGATCGACGTCGCCTCCCACCTCGAGGATATG GTGAAATCGGGCCACTTTGCGCTGGAAATGGACGGGCACACGATGCCCTCCGACAGCATGTCGTCGAAATTCTACCACAAACTCGACTCGACTCATCTCAGAGTGGCCGCCACTAA
- the LOC124312389 gene encoding LOW QUALITY PROTEIN: ribosome biogenesis protein BMS1 homolog (The sequence of the model RefSeq protein was modified relative to this genomic sequence to represent the inferred CDS: substituted 1 base at 1 genomic stop codon), translating to MKKKGARMEDHVEDKKKAHRERRAGRKADKKKVKDPHVQEMDARQRNPKAFAIQSVAKAQKHFHRAQDLETKKQHIPLVDRTPLEPPPIMVAIAGPPKVGKTTLLQALIKNFTRQNITSMQGPVTIVTGKKRRVTFMECNNDINSMIDIAKVADLVLLLTDASFGFEMEIFEFLNICQVHGFPRVMGVLTHLDMFKNNKQLKKTKKVLKHRFXTEVYQGAKLFYLSGQLHGTYPKNEIKNLGRFISVMKFLPLLWRSTHPYVLVDRLEDMTPPSRLHENPKYNRDICLYGFVRGVHLRKHCPIHIPGCGDFRLKDVSFLPDPCPLPDKLKKRSLVEKEKLIYAPMSGVGGIIYDKDSIYIELGGSHSHSKQDGPTNPKSEMISSLMKLQRTLDVQMSESKVEGPTLTQAEILAARFWLPDSIKKPVRLPS from the exons atgaaaaaaaagggagcaaGGATGGAGGACCATGTTGAGGACAAGAAAAAGGCCCACCGGGAACGCCGTGCTG GGCGCAAAGCggacaagaaaaaagtcaaGGATCCGCACGTTCAAGAAATGGATGCCCGTCAGCGTAACCCCAAGGCTTTTGCTATCCAGTCAGTAGCCAAGGCTCAGAAACATTTTCACAG ggCCCAAGATTTGGAAACGAAAAAGCAGCATATTCCATTAGTAGACAGGACTCCATTAGAACCCCCACCGATCATGGTAGCCATTGCTGGCCCACCCAAAGTTGGAAAAACCACTCTACTCCAAGCTCTAATAAAAAACTTTACACGACAGAATATCACATCCATGCAGGGGCCCGTAACCATCGTCACGG GTAAAAAACGAAGGGTGACTTTTATGGAATGCAATAACGACATCAACTCAATGATAGACATCGCGAAAGTGGCTGACCTTGTTCTGCTTTTGACTGATGCTTCGTTTGGctttgaaatggaaatttttgaatttctcaacATCTGTCAG GTGCATGGATTCCCCCGAGTAATGGGCGTTCTGACTCATCTGGACATGTTCAAGAATAACAAACAactgaaaaaaactaaaaaagttttgaagcaCAGATTTTGAACAGAAGTTTACCAGGGAGCAAAATTGTTTTACCTTTCTGGTCAACTCCACGGAACCTACCCTAAAAACGAGATCAAGAACCTCGGCCGCTTTATCTCGGTCATGAAATTCCTACCTCTGTTGTGGAGATCGACTCATCCTTACGTCTTGGTGGACCGATTGGAAGACATGACACCTCCCAGTCGATTACACGAGAATCCCAAATACAATCGGGACATCTGCCTTTACGGTTTCGTGCGTGGTGTCCACTTGAGAAAACACTGCCCCATCCACATCCCAGGCTGTGGTGATTTCCGCCTTAAagatgtttcttttcttcccgaTCCTTGCCCTTTACcggataaattgaaaaaacgtTCGCTTGTCGAAAAAGAGAAGCTGATCTATGCCCCCATGTCTGGGGTGGGCGGTATCATCTACGACAAGGATTCCATCTACATTGAGCTTGGCGGCAGTCACTCGCACTCCAAACAGGATGGCCCTACAAATCCTAAATCAGAGATGATCTCGTCGCTGATGAAGTTGCAAAGGACGCTGGATGTACAGATGTCTGAATCAAAAGTAGAAGGACCTACTCTGACTCAGGCGGAAATTTTGGCTGCCCGATTTTGGCTGCCCGATTCCATTAAGAAACCCGTTCGGCTGCCCAGCTGA